Proteins from a single region of Cyanobacteriota bacterium:
- a CDS encoding cytochrome b6-f complex iron-sulfur subunit (Rieske protein, with cytochrome b6, cytochrome f, and subunit IV, makes up the large subunit of the cytochrome b6-f complex; cytochrome b6-f mediates electron transfer between photosystem II and photosystem I): MAQLSSSADVPDLGRRQFMNLLTFGAASGVALGMLYPIVKYFIPPSSGGVGGGVTAKDALGNDIIVSKFLAAHKPGERVLAQGLKGDPTYLVVQDGGLA, translated from the coding sequence ATGGCTCAACTCTCTAGCTCCGCAGACGTGCCCGATTTGGGACGGCGGCAATTTATGAATTTGCTCACCTTTGGTGCTGCGTCTGGTGTAGCACTAGGGATGCTATACCCCATCGTGAAATACTTCATTCCCCCCTCTAGTGGTGGCGTAGGTGGCGGTGTCACAGCTAAAGATGCGTTGGGTAACGACATTATCGTTAGCAAGTTTCTAGCGGCCCACAAGCCTGGTGAGCGTGTCCTTGCCCAAGGCTTGAAAGGTGACCCTACCTATCTAGTAGTGCAAGATGGTGGACTAGCT